In the Nakamurella alba genome, one interval contains:
- a CDS encoding DsbA family oxidoreductase, with translation MSGPIAIDIWSDIACPWCYIGKRRLESGLAEYAASEDAVPVEITYHSFELAPETPVDFAGGVVDHLVKAKGLAPAQVQQMLERVTGLAADEGLDYHFENVQHTNTVKAHQLLHLAKAHGLQLEMKERLLKAYFEQGRHVGHVEDLADLAVEVGLDRDEVVRELTADTYLDAVHADQAQARAYGINGVPFFVIDGKYGVSGAQEPATFVEVLSTVARERAGLVSQS, from the coding sequence ATGAGTGGTCCGATCGCCATCGACATCTGGTCCGACATCGCCTGCCCGTGGTGCTACATCGGCAAGCGGCGACTGGAGTCCGGTCTCGCCGAGTACGCCGCGTCCGAGGATGCCGTCCCGGTGGAGATCACCTATCACAGCTTCGAACTCGCGCCCGAGACGCCGGTCGACTTCGCCGGCGGGGTCGTCGACCACCTGGTGAAGGCCAAGGGCCTCGCGCCCGCCCAGGTGCAGCAGATGCTCGAGCGGGTGACCGGGCTGGCCGCCGACGAGGGGCTGGACTACCACTTCGAGAACGTGCAGCACACCAACACGGTGAAGGCCCATCAGCTGCTGCACCTGGCGAAGGCCCACGGGCTGCAGCTGGAGATGAAGGAGCGCCTGCTCAAGGCGTACTTCGAGCAGGGCCGGCACGTGGGTCATGTCGAGGACCTCGCGGACCTGGCCGTCGAGGTCGGTCTCGACCGCGACGAGGTCGTCCGCGAGCTGACCGCCGACACCTACCTCGACGCCGTGCACGCCGACCAGGCGCAGGCCCGCGCGTACGGGATCAACGGCGTGCCCTTCTTCGTCATCGACGGCAAGTACGGCGTCTCCGGTGCCCAGGAGCCGGCCACCTTCGTCGAGGTGCTCTCCACCGTCGCCCGCGAGCGCGCCGGTCTCGTCAGCCAGTCCTGA